TAAATAGTTCTTTGGTGAGATGCAGTTCGGGGAGCATTTATCAATTTTCTTGATATTCTTGtcttaaatatacatttaaGTTTTATACGGAATCGGGGGAAATTAGAttattaaagtttttcaaatacTAAAGCCAATaattattatgataattttggccccatcctggagccaaattgaccatttttcaaACCTCTTTTTCTCTACTACTGCACATGTGTAGAAAAGgttaaagataacgaacaaatTCATAATTCCCACAAAGTATACAAATATATGAGGAGGGCAAATacggacaaaccagaggtgggatcacgaggagtaagcatcccctactgaccggtcacacctgccgcgagctctgtatcttgatcaagtaaacggagtaaactgtagtcaaaatcagtatgtaaagaacggcctaacaatttgtatgaagcacgccagacagcatttgaaccaatgacaggttgtatttgtatattagatcgttataacgaccatagaatttgcaaaatgctgacattAATAACAGGTAGATCGGGAAAACCTCTCTCAAAATTGTAACCTTCATTATCCCCGGGTTAGAGGATCTGACTCCAGGACAGGGCTAACTTTGGTATTAATGTGTAAAGCATTTAAATAGCATTTTCTTTAATGTCATTGATGCTAAACATAAACTAAATAGATCAGATAGCCCTTTactaaaattataaatttcatgattacaGGGGTAGGGATTTTAGCATTAGgattgatatgaagcatctttagcacaagaggaacataaattgtaaatttcaggactcctgtacCCCAGAGCCTTAGGTGCAGCGCAAAAACTGTAAAGAaaaatttttttataataataaaaaaaaaaatacgatttttaaaatctgcTCTACAACATTACgcgaaagtgaagataacgaacagtgattaatctcataactcctataaggaatacaaaatagatagttgggccagagatgggatcatgtgcctaggaggagtaagcatccctgtcgacccgtcacgaattgcatagtcatgtagagcaggaagacctttgccaaaattaaaatttcatgaGAGGGAACAAACTTACAATGTAGCCTATGTATAatgttaatgtgtaaaacagtgcaataacatctttaatgctcttaaagggactgattcacgatttccccaaaaatttggtttttttaattataatgatcaaaatctactgtctattgtgtttaaaagatttcacataaaaattaaggttatacattatcacagaagctcattttagaaaatttattatttgttttgtaaacaaagatttcGGTATGTTATTGCTTACGAAtgttcaaaagaaatggatatcgatccaagtttattatatctttcacatttcaaacatttttggggtaaaatgtgtcatctaaaagttaaaatttgtgactacgCAAAATTAAGAtcctttatattacaaaatcaatatttcacttgtttgtttgtatacataaaaagactcgtgtctttgtttacataacacagattcaaggctaaaatattgcttttattcttgcacttggaaggtcaaaattttggctgtcaatattaaatgagttatatttttaaagtttaacacaaaaaatgataaatatttttatcaaaaatcgttaaccagtccctttaatactaaattgaaataaaatggatAATTATTTAAAAGAAACAGATACAGTAGCCTTATAACATTAAATTTAATAATCCAAGGGCTAGTGGTTTTGGtaccaggatggggccaaaatagtcCCAGTGATTAAGTGTCTTTAATTAACAAGTAACATTGAAGTATAGCTAAGGGCTACACGCACGCAATGAATTGACCATATTGAAGATTCCTTATCTGTTAATGGCATGACCATAAAAATCCCAAGGGTCGGAACATTAAGAAATTAGATAATTCCAGCTTAACATCAGCAGGAACTGACGATAACATCCCTCGATTGTAGCCGATGTCCTTAGTTTGAGTGACGACTTTCGGTTGAGATGACGGACAACATTAACAACACAAGTGACTCTAGTATCCTGGAAAACACGTCCTTTATTTGGAGATTTATCGCTGGAACCGTTGTTATGTTCATTGGATTTATAGGGAATTTGACAACTTGTCTCGTCATTATATTTTCTAGAAAACTTCACACACCGACTTACACGGCTATCGCGTTGCTAGCTTTGTCCGACCTGTTGGCTCTCACTGTGCGTTATGTGGacacattttatgatttatacatGGACGTATTTTTCGATGTTTATTACATAATCTGGGGATTCGTCTACTTCGCTATCCACGCATCTTGTGCTCATATTGTTCTGCTTTTTTATGTTCGGTACCGTCTCGTTGTTTCACCACTTTTGTCCTTAAGCAGATTTAAACCTGCGCGAGTGTTGCGTATTTCCTGTTTCCTGTGGGCTTTGAGTATCATCTTTGGGTACAGCTATGGTTGTTTTAGCTACTATGTGGATGTCGCAGAGACCGGAAGTAAACCGGTGACCCTGTCCACTGCATACATCGTGGATGGAGTCATTGCACTTTCTCTTATGGTCCTTCCGATCTGCATCATCATGCTTTTTCATTTCAAGAAATTTGTTATTATCAGACTTTCAAACTCCTCGTCCGCAGTACGTTTGTCAAATCAGATGACCATCATCGTTGCGATGATAATCGTTATTCATTGCGCCAGTATTTTACCGTTTTGTCTTTATGCGTGGCTAGAGGTGTATTTGCAGATTAAGAAAGAAGCTCTAGCTATCGATACCAAACTGTTCCGTGACATTAGCATTGCGATGTTTTTCCTTAATCACACAATCAACCCAATCATTTACTTTGTCTGGTCCATGAGGAGGAGAGGCAACACTTCACCCAGACGACGGATTACAAGTCCTGGGATCAGAAGTGTCTCCGGGAGTGTCTCGGAAACTAGGGATTCTGTTTTTAGTCATTTAAATTAAGCGGACCAGCAGATCAATGgatatctttgaaatgaaatgggTACATGTTGTGATTAAagatttcataaaataaattttagtaGAGCGGTGTACTCAAACGTAACATTCCTCAAATAATTGTTGTTATCTTTATCAGTGCTTACATGAGGTTTCAATCCTTTGTTGTTTTTGCGCATGACCGTAACGCTTTACTCTGTCTGCCACAGAGTTCACAACAGGGGGATTATTACTCCTCCTAAGCCCCTGatttatccaggggtccgtatttgcccttcTCTAGCTTTTGTATcatttataggatttatgatattgatcactgttcgttattttcactttttcctTTCTTCAATGTACCAAGTATGTTTAGGAAAATCTGTGGTATTCATTACACTTGATTGATTCGCTCAAATTTAAAGCGTGGATATCATTTCCGATAAATACTGGCATCGCtacatgtacaatttatcagTGTTATGAACATTATGacaggtgaggataacgaacagtgatcaatcccataagcaatacaaaatagatagttgggcaaacacggacccctggacaaccagaggtgggatcaggtgcctaggaggagtaagcatccccagtcgatcggtcacacccgccgtgagccctataactAGGCACAATATAATTTGTAAAGCACACAAGAATAAAATTCTTACCATGCGAGATTTACGATGAACATTAGATGGATATCGAATTGTACAAAACAAAGCCAGCCTGTATAATAATCAAACGAAGATAACGATaggtgatgaatctcataaatcccataaagaacaCAAATTAAGAGAAGTACAAACATAGAGTCTGTACACGGGATCAGGTGACATTTACATCATACATAATCAATACACGTACCGTGATAGGTGTGACAGACATTCCATACTTGACAGGAAATATTTTCGAAATCGGATTATTTCTTGTATCCACTGCAAAAGGAACTACttcatttattgataaaattatcaaaataaccAATACACTGGACCTCTCTTAACGGAACTAACATCCTCGGGGAGTTTCCGTATCGGGGTGTATTTGATATATTGTATAGA
This genomic window from Ostrea edulis chromosome 4, xbOstEdul1.1, whole genome shotgun sequence contains:
- the LOC130053794 gene encoding neuromedin-U receptor 2-like, which gives rise to MTDNINNTSDSSILENTSFIWRFIAGTVVMFIGFIGNLTTCLVIIFSRKLHTPTYTAIALLALSDLLALTVRYVDTFYDLYMDVFFDVYYIIWGFVYFAIHASCAHIVLLFYVRYRLVVSPLLSLSRFKPARVLRISCFLWALSIIFGYSYGCFSYYVDVAETGSKPVTLSTAYIVDGVIALSLMVLPICIIMLFHFKKFVIIRLSNSSSAVRLSNQMTIIVAMIIVIHCASILPFCLYAWLEVYLQIKKEALAIDTKLFRDISIAMFFLNHTINPIIYFVWSMRRRGNTSPRRRITSPGIRSVSGSVSETRDSVFSHLN